A window of Agelaius phoeniceus isolate bAgePho1 chromosome 25, bAgePho1.hap1, whole genome shotgun sequence genomic DNA:
caCTCCAAAGAGAAAAGTAAACTTTCTGATGGGGAGAAGAGCCACCAGGTACTGCCAGGGGAGATCCTTTGAAATCACAGTTTCAGTGTGTTCTTTGTGGGCCAGAAGTGGGTGGGTATTTAACTGTATGGTTTGGTCTAATACAAGATATTCCCTCCTTCTGCTGATCTTTGCCTGCATTAACCTAGAAACCCCTTTCTGCCTCTCACTGAGCAACTGAAAAGGTGCTGGTACTTTCTTTTCATAATCATAGAATAGAATtccagaatagtttgggttggaaggagtCTTAAagctcattccaccccctgccatgggtagggacaACCTCCACCTTctctccttgagaagagagaaagagctAAAGCATCGTGACCTCTGTTGAAAGCTTTGAAACATAAAGATTTTGGGAATTACTCTTGAGTTTCCTCTGGGCCAGTGGTGTGCCAACTCCACATGAAGAACTTGGAATAGATCCTGTGTGGAATTCTGTCATACTGTTCCATCCCACCTCCTCTCTGTGAAGGAGTTTGGTAGGGGCAGAGCTTGGTGTaggggcacagcccaggatTTTGGGTTTGTTACCCCCCAGCTCGTGGATACATCTGGGCTTAAGGTGCTGGTAAGgcacagccaagagctgctgctgctgctgctgcatcctcctctccctgccctccccagctccaaATCCACCCACCCAAAATTCTCTCTCGTTACTTCTGGGACAAGACAAGAGCAGGGGGGAGGAGTTAAAATCTGTGAAGTCTCTGATGCCAACAGAATTCTGGTTCTGTGGGGATCATGTGCTGCCTCTGCAGGCATtgagggctgtgccaggggggcAGCTCTGGCCCTGAGCCTTTGATGGGACTCAGGCTGGTCCTTGGTGTGGCCTTGGCTGTGCATTTGCAGGAGGATGGCACCACCAGGGACGGTGTTTCCGATGAGCTCTCGAGCGAGGAGGATGCCGAGGATGCCGAGGCCGTGGCACAGCGGCTCCTGCTGCGCCCCAGCATGGAGGGGGCTTCCAGTGACAACAGCTACgaggagaagaagaggaggcCTCTGCTTTCTCTCAACCAGGCTGTCTCACAGGTACCCAGGTGGGATTAGTGCTGTTCTCCACACCTTGTTTTGCTGTGGATAATGAGGTGGTTTTCCTTTGGTCTTGGCAGGTCAAGCAAGCCCTGAAAGCTGCCAGAGACTCTGACAGTGTTGTGGAGTCTGAACTGGAATCCACATTGTACAGGCAGGTATGGCTGTAAGGTCAGGAGAGGGAGCTTTCCCAGGCCTGACAGGggtcacagaatcagagaaaggggggggctggaggggaccttaaagctcatctcattccaagaGATGAGGGAGCTCTCTCCCTCCACCAGAGCAGACAGTTATGAAATGTTTGTGCTTCAGAATCCTCAGGTGCAAGGTGTGAcctcttccctccctgctgcttgGCAGCCTTGGAAACCTTCACAGTGTTCACAGTCCTGATTGTGCTGCTttgttaaacaaacaaacaaacaaataactAAGTAACTCTGTTGGCAGCAAAGGACAGTCCAAGCTAATTGCTCCTGCAATTGCTGCAATCGCTCTTGTGGTTGGGAGGCAGTGCTGTGCTTGCAGCTTTTAAGCTAataaattttgattttaaaatcacagactatcctgagttggaaaggacccacaaggatcaagtccaactcctgtaATGAAGGAATAAATCTCTTCTGTGAGAATATACTCAGTCACTTCATTACTTTGGATTTTTGCCCCtacctgaaaataaaatataaatatgtgaaTATCAAGTAATAAATATGGAGATATATAAATTAATacaaaacataaataaaatattaaaacagaTTATGCAAAAGGcataaaaaagaacatttttgtattaaaatgagtacatcagtttttattttgtaggTTGGGAATGGATGTAGGGAATTAATGGGCTCTGTGTggtatttatattatatatattatagatataattatatatattatatataaataattatatatataatttatatagatataaatatagatattaCATATAtctagatatagatatagatatatatattacatatatctatttatatattatatatatctgTCTGTGTTTCTGGTGTAGAAATGCTTTTTCTCCAAACATTGTCTTAAACCATTTCCACCATGTGGGTGTAACTGGGAGCACTCAAAGCTGTGGGAAGCtgagggagaagaggaggagaaggaggaggatgatgatgaggaggatgatgatgaggaggaggatgacGATGAGggggaggaagatgaggaggatgatgatgatgaggaggaggatgaggaggaggaggatgatgatgaagaGGATGAcgatgaggaggaggatgacGATGAGGGggaggatgatgaggaggaggaggctgatgatgaggaggatgatgatgaggagGCTGAcgatgaggaggaggatgatgaggaggaggatgacGATGAGGAGGAGGctgatgatgatgaggaggatgaCGATGAAGAGGATGACGAtaaggaggaggatgatgaggaggctgatgatgatgaggaggatgaCGATGAGGAGAAGGATGACGATGAGGGggaggatgatgaggaggatgacgatgatgaggaggaggatgacGATGAGggggaggatgatgatgatgaagaggATGACAATAAGGAGGAGGACGATGAGGAggatgacgatgatgatgatgatgaggatgcCGATGAGGGGGAGGTGCTGGTTGCCCAATCCCCGGTGGGGCTGTGCCCTTTGCCGTGCCGCAGGACCCCCGGGCGTGCCTGAGCGCGGCGCCGCGGAGCTGCGGCGGGAGCCGGCGGGACTCGGAGAGCACCCGGCAGGACTCGGAGACCGAGGACATGCTGTGGGACGATCTCCTGCACGGCCCCGAGTGCCGCTCCTCGGGCACCAGCGACAGCGAGGAGCGCTCCCGCAGGGACTCCCGTAGGGACCCCAAGGAGGACGTGTTCCAGCAGGTTGGTGATTCCCAGccgggagctgggagtgctTCTCCCTCTTCCCCTGCCTTCCCAAGCTTGAGTGGCACACAAGGATGCTGTTGGTACAAGGTGAGCAGCCTGGATGAAGCCAGAGTCACACTGGAAATCTGAAATTATATCAGTGATTCATGGTCAAGTCTATCcctcccctctgcagggctgcttaTCCCAAAACAAAGTATTTAACGCAAAATGGAATATCCCCCTCAATCCAAATGCGTTCTAGGCAAAGGTGTTATTTACAGCAGGACAGAAAGAGCTGAGCCAGCTTTTGCactcctctctcttttctaGAACCATCTGTTTTGGCTGCAGAACACCAGCCCAGCATCTGCCAAAGTGAGTGCTCTGATCTGGGAAGGGAATGACTGCAAGAAGGTGGACATGTCCGTGCTGGAGATCAGTGGGATCATCATGAGCAGGGTAAGGGGGCTGTGTGGCATTGCAGCCTGTCCCTGGCACTTCACAAAACAAGCACCAAAACCCCTGGAAATAGCTACACATGCAAATATTAAGGGCAGTGTGACACTGGTCCCTCCCCAGCTTCAAAGATGGTCGTCCCACGTGTTCTTACTGAAAAATTGCCTAACCCCCAGTTTAGGAGGTCTCTTGAAGACTGACAAGTGCTGATTATCTCTGATTGTCTCTGCAGGGTGCTGAAAGTGGGGGGTTGATTATTTGGCTgattggttttgggtttggacTGAAAAGGGGGGGATTATTTTAGGCTCTGTCCTGTGAAGGGAAGGGGAACTGACTGGTTGAGTTGGTGCTACCACAACAACAGGCAAACCCCAGGTAATCATCCCTTTTTTATTCCTGCTTGCCAGGTTAATGCCCACCAGCAAGGAGTGGGGTATCAAATGCTGGGGAACATCATCACCATCGGATTGGCCTTCCTGCCATTCCTCTACAGGCTGTTCCGCACGGATaacctggagcagctctgctccatctCTCTGATGGAGCTTCTGCACATCTTCTGTGGAGCCCCTATCAGCACCCCTGTGCTCATCCTGTCTGCCATCAACTTTCTGGAAAGGCTGTGCTTAACCTGGATGTTTTTCTTCATGATGTGTGTTGCTGAGAGAACCTACAAGCAGGTGGGTTTGAAAGGTGCTGGTGCCTTTCAGGAACCTGGACAGCAGGAATAAAAATGGGATGatgaccttaaagctcatctcatcccAGCCCTTGCCAAGGTCAGGGAGGGGGGTCTGGGAAGGTTCTTATTGATCAGTCACAAATTATACCTGTCAATAGCATTCCTGACTCCCATGTTCCCCCCTTACCTGTCCCCAAGGTCTTACTCTGTGCCTTCTctgttgcccagagcagctgtggctgccccgtccctggaagtcttcaaggccaggttggacagggcttggagcaacctgggagagtggaaggtgtccctgcccatggcaagggatggaaaaaaatgagctttaaggtccctcccaacacaAACCAATCTGGAATTCTATGAAAACATCTGCTGCTACAGGGGTTGAGCACTCAGGTCTCATGCTGAGCTTCCCCAGTGACTCTTTTTGCCAGGTGCCACTGAGAATCCCAAGCAGTCTGTTCTGTTTGACACTAATTTATGGTGCTGGCTTTACCTTGCAGAGGTTTTTGTTTGCCAAGCTCTTTAGTCACATCACATCTGCTCGGAAAGCCAGGAAATACGAAATCCCTCACTTCAGGCTCAAGAAGGTGGAGAACATCAAGATCTGGTTATCCCTTCGCTCCTACCTGAAGGTGAGTCCTGATCTGGGGTTTGGTTATTGcacagtgccagtgccagtggcagtgccagctgtttGTGGTGAGTTTTGCCTGCACACCACACCCAGCCCTGACCCTGTTCCTTGTTCCTGCAGAGACGAGGCCCCCAGAGGTCTGTGGATGTTGTGGTGTCCTCAGTCTTCTTACTGGCTCTTTCAATTGCTTTTatctgctgtgcccaggtgagaTTTTAACCTTTGTGGTTTATAAAGTAGGAAAAACCCTCCCAAGTGCTGGAAGCTTTTCTTTCACCAGCCTGCAAAAGGCTTGGCTGAGACTGCCAGAGGGACAAGGAAAGGCACTTCGTTGCCTGTTAGTTggacagagggaagggagaggaggaacaAGGCTCCTTTTCtgagcagaaagaagaaaatatccAATTCCAAGCTAAAGGCAGGTTAGAAATGAGACCTTTCCCTGTAACCCCATCTCAGGAGTGACTTACACTTCCTGGGAAGAGCTGTCAGTGGCTGTagagcacacagggctgggcagaggaggagcAAGGGCAGTGTTTGTGCACTTGTCCCAAGAACAGGCACTTAGTCAGTGACATTTGGTGCATTGTTTTCTCCCCATACAGGTTCTTAAGGGTCACAAAACCTTTCTGAGTGCAGCTTACAACTGGGAGTTCCTGATGTGGGAGGCAGCactgctcctcttcctgctgcGTCTGGCATCTCTGGGCTCTGAGACCAACAAGAAATACAGCAACATTTCCATCCTGCTCACTGAGCAGGTAATTCCCTTCAGCTTGTTCTCCCCTGGGCTTTGTGCTTTGTTTGGATATAATTATTGTATTTCAAACCAGCTTAAATACTGGAATCAAACTTTAAAATGTAGAGATCAACCCTTGTGTTGGCCAGAAGGCAACAAAGCACTGGTCAGCATGGGAGGGATGAGCTGGTCCTGTTGGGCCAGACTCAAACTCCAAAGTTCTAGATTATTTTGGTCTCTGGGTTCATGTGTGTTAACCAAAACAATTGGAAAAGAATTATGTTATCAGTGCTAAATTCACTACCTCAGGAGTGACAGCAGACTGCAAAAAATGGCTCCAATTTCCCTTAGTTAGGAATCAGTTGGGGGCTGGTGCTGGAATATCAACCCCTGGCCTGTGGTGTCTGTCACAGATAAACTTGTACCTGAAgatggagaagaagccaaacaAGAAGGAGCAGCTCTCTCTGGTGAACAATGTGCTGAAACTGTCCACAAAGCTGCTGAAGGTGAGAAGCTCTGCCTGAATGGCTGGGTTTTCTGGCAGCAGGGAGTTATGGCAATGCCATGTGGCCCTGCCCTTCCCTTGGCTCTCTGACTGAGTGCTCACAAAGGGGatttttcagtgctgctgcagctgtgacaggagagggagcagcacaaGGCCACAGTGGGTAATTAGTGCTGGGAACTCTTGATGAGCAGTGGTTTAACTGAGAGGAGAGGCTGGGGTGagcacagcttctcctgccTGTTCCAGTCTCAttttcctccagcagctctgatgctcctctctgccagcagcagggaggggtttgggaagggGTGAGCAGAGTCTGGGAGTCCCCAGATTGGGCTGGGTGATTCTGCAGCCTGGAGTGtcagctctggggcagctggggtTGCTGCAGAGCCTCTGGATTCAGCAGGAGATGTCTCTGGAACACTGGAAATTCAATCGAAGAAAGGACAGAGGCAGCCCAGACTGCTGGAGTGCCAGTGCTAAGCTGAAAGTCAGAGGATGAATTCTCTGTACTGGGGGTGCTAATGGagccttgtcctgtcactgcaggaatTGGATAGTCCATTCAGGCTGTATGGACTGACCATGAACCCACTGATCTACAACATCACACGGGTTGTCATCCTCTCTGCTGTCTCAGGAGTCATCAGTGACCTGCTGGGATTCAACATCAGAGtaagtgtccctgtcccaggcagcAGAACAGCTCTGGGCTCACCCCTGGGTTCACAGccctgagagcagcctgggattGCACTGGGGCCCAGACACCAGAACGTGCTGGGTGTGTCCCCACCTCCCTGAGCCAGGCTTGGGGGCAAGGACAGGGCTCCCTTCAGTTTCAGTTCCCTGCAGGTGAAGCTGTGAGAATCCAGGGTTCCTCCCTTTATCCTCCTGTGGCTCATCCTGAAACTGGAGCTcactgagcagagcaggatgggcAGCAGACACAGAATTGGAGGTGAAGACCATTCCTGTTAGACTCAAACTCACTTTCTTGTCTCTTTGCAGTTATGGAAAATTAAACCATGAACTGGCAGAACATCAGCCCTGGGCATCTCCACCAGCCACCAGAGAAGAGAACCAGCAGAAAGAAGGAAACTGACAGAAATCTGTAATTCCAATTTTTAAACAGATTTCCCAGTGTATGCATCAgaagttttctttctgctttacTGCTCTACAACATCCAGAGTGAACTGGTCTCATCAGTGATGCCATCCCATGGCATGCACAGAAAAACTGGATTAATGGGGCCCAATGCTGGCAGCTGGCACTGacccagcaggagctggtgtgGGACATGAAGCACTAAAGCCAtacaagagctgcagctggggggCACCAGTGGCTGTGGTTCTGTAAAACCTGGACCCTGGGCATGTGGAAGGAGGGACTCAGCCCTCCTGGCCCAGTCAGCCTTCCTGGGGCTGCACTGGAATATTCCAGGTGGGGAATCCTTTGCTGCActgagctggctgtgctgaagagcttttctttcctgaaagcTCTGTGTGCTCAAGGCTTTGCCTCCATCCTGAAGCTCCCCAGGATGCACCAGGTGAAatccccttccctgctgccagcccagcagcacccaaaccctgctggggGCTTGTGCTGCAAAGAAATTATTGAGGACAGTGGTTACAGGAGAAAAACCTTTCAACACACACTACAGGCAAAGTGTTCATGAGCTGGAGAATGCTTTGCCACATCTGCTCCCTGGAATACTCAGCTCcatcctgtcctggctgtgacagcagctctgctccatggtgggagcagctggggaggaaatctggggggaaaaaccaGCTTTGACAAAGACTTCCTCAGGTTCATGTTCAGAAAGGTCATGGAGAGCAGGAAAACATTTGAAGGCTTCTGTAACATTACCCTTCACTGGCTCCAATGGCTTCTATTTATTAGTAGTGAAAAGAGCAAAAACTGAGGAGCTTCTCATTGCTTCACAGGAGGGTGAAATGGCAGAAGAATTTTTGGTAGTAAATTGTTTACAGCTATTTTATGTGCAAGGAAAAGTTGTGAGATGTAAAAGAGACATTTTTATATAGCAAAATGTGCAAATAAACCTGCAGGACAAGCACTTCATCATTGCCAACGGTTTCTACAGCACCTGATGATTTTTATACCATCTTTTTAAACATCTGTTACTGGAATGGGGGGTCAAGGAAACATCCAATAATAAATTGCATTTGTTTTCCAGAACAGCAGCATGTTTGTGGGTAAAACCTggctcacagccctgaaagccAACTGAGAGCCTGGTTTAGACAGTGCAGAACCAGCAGGTCATGAACTGGAGTTGGGTTTTAAGATCTTGGTAAAAATAATGAGTGAATTGCAGGTGTCTCTGCAGTCAGAACCTCGGGAGCCTGAGTGAAGGTGCTGTGCAATAGGCAAATATTTACAGCCAGCACATCCATCCATTGTGTGGCATTCCAAGGCCACGTGGATGCAGGAAGCACAGAGGAAGGTTTAGGGAAGGGGAAATCCCACCCAGGCAGGACTTGTGGTTCAGGTTTTGACTCTTCCAATGACGTTCTATTTTGTACATGtatgtggttttgtttttcatttatttttgcttttttttgcagTTCTTTGTGCTGCAGGTGTTTGGTATTTGCTATGGGATGGCagtaggaaaatattttatccCCTAATTTGCATATACAATAGAATATTTACATAATTACTCATTAATAATTATTCTTCAGTGCTCCATATGGGAGTAAGTGGGGTGGagaataatagtaataatatcAGAGGTGTTACTCCAATCCGGAGCACTATTTATGGGCTTTATGCACTATAAATAAAAGGAAGACAAATAATAGCGTCTGGTGCAGAAAATGCCACGCTGCCTAGAggcaatttttaatttatttaatttatttaatttatttaattctaAAAGTCTGAACAGAAACAGTTCCTGTGTCAGAGCGAAGCAGCCACTTCACCGGACCTAAAACGCCACACGACAGGGGAGCGGGATCCAGGGCGGGGATGAAACCGCGCCGCGAATTCCCTGGAAATgcagaaatcccaaaatcccagaaaatgtCATTCAGCACCCCCCTCCGGCAGGAGCCGGGTGGTGCCGCCCCGCgtcccccccgcgccccccatGGTATCTCCCGCCCCTCCAGCGTAGCGGGCCGCGCCCCCCGCGCGCGTCACGGCCGTGCCCGCCTGCGATTGGTGGATCCGCGACGCCTCGCGCGCAGCGGCCAATGGCGGCGCTGGGCCCGCCCGgagccaagatggcggcgccgcgggctgcgggcgggcgggccTGAGGCGGCTGCGGGGGCCGCGCCTTGCTCCgcgccccgcgccgcgccggggccgGCCGGCCGGGGGtccccgctccccgcccggGGCTGGCCGgcccgccgcgcccgccccgccctcCGCCATGGCGGCCGAGAGCGGCAGGCAGTTCTGGAAGCGGAGCGCCAAGCTGCCGGGCAGGTGAGCCCCGGGAAGGGGTGCGAGGGCCGCGCCCCCCGCGCTCCGGCGGGGAAGGGGCGGTGACCCCGCCGGGTTCGGGGCTGAGGGTACCCCGGTAAGGCTCGGGGATACCCGGAGGATCTGTCCCGGCTGCGGGGCTGAGCTGGCTGGGGTTCCTCCCTGGAATAGGGGGGTGCCGGGGCCCCCCCAGGCTGTGGGACGGGGGTTTTGCTGTGGAAGGTTCAATGTGCGGGGGACAAGGGCAGGgtcagagctgctccctcccctgTGGGACCAGGCCGGCGGTGTGGGGGCTGCGGGGACCCCTGTGTGCCCCATGGCAGGCAGGGTGGAGGGATCAGGGTGCCTTGGAGGCCTCTTGGGGGtaggctcagagccagggctgggccatcTTCCTTTCCAGATACTGAAAAAACTCATCCTTCCGAAGTCCTGAGGGGTGTCGGcttggctggcagcagctctgtcccagaggggtgtccctgctgaggCATGGAGCCCCCCATTCCCCTCTCCTGTGTGGGATGTCGCTCCTGCTCAAGGGGAAGGACTGTGAGGGCTCTGCTTGTACCTCCCCTGCCTCAGTTCCTCTGGCTGTGATGCCCTGGTTCCTCTCAAGGCACCTCTCAGGGATGGGAGAAACAAGTGAAATGTGTGATTGCCATGGTATTTAGGAAGAAGAGGCTGGTGCTGATGAAGGAGAGGCTCTCTATACCGCCTTGGGAGCAAGGCTGACATGGAAAGAGGGCATCAGACTCTCTCTGGAGGCTTCTCAAATGCTTTTCCTACCTGGTGCTCCTCACTTTTGCTCTCATTTGCCTTATCTGAACCCTGCCCTTCGCCTCCTGGGGTATGGGTGCAGTCTGAAATGCTTAGTTGGTTTTAAATCCTGCTGGGCCAGTTAAATATCTCTTTCTAAAGTGTTTTCACTCATGTGCTTGTCACTGTGCAGCTCCTTCAGGTTGGCTGGACAATCCATGTCTGTGTAAGCAGAGGGAGAGCACGGAGCTCTctgttcctcctctgctgcccctgTGGGAGGACAATCCTGTGCTTTCCCTGGGTTATTTCCCGACTGCTCCTGCCTCTTACCCGAAGGTGTCAGCCCTGCTCTCAGCTGGTGGTCGTGGACAGCGCCTCTCTTCTCCTTTTGGTGACTTCTGAGCTTTTCCTTGGAAGCACAAACCAGGTGAACCGGTCTGGCAGCCGGGCCTGCCCCAGCCACTCTGCAGGGGGAAGGTTTTGGCAGTGCTCCccccttctcctgcctgcctggcagGTGTCCTGCACCCAGGAGCCTCCTTCCTCCTGAGTGCTGCCTGTTTCCAGGGACAGTCACCCACAGGTCCTCAGCAGCCTGACCCCAGCGTGGAGGTGGGATGTCCTGCATCCATGGTCACCAGACATCAAcctccctttcttctttttagtcTGAGCTTTGAGAGACCCTCCTGTGCACATTCTTGgctctctcctttctttcccctGGCAATCTGGCAGAGAGAGGCTTTGTAGGGGGGACTTGGTTACTGTGTTAGTTTCCTTTTCCATGACACTTTGTGCGTTTGGTCACTTAGTTGTATTAGCTTTTATTTGCTAATAAAG
This region includes:
- the PHTF1 gene encoding protein PHTF1 isoform X1 → MACRDAISWYQKKIGAYDQQIWEKAVEQTQMKVPAAGAGGAGPAPLSANSAVCSAPQGFKNKPKKKGHIQPDLIDVDLISGSTFAKAKPEIPWTSLTRKGIVRVVFFPLFSQWWIQVTSQRIFMWLLVLYIMQVVAVVLYFMVPVVSASEVMGPLCLMLLLGTVHCQIVSTQVNRAAGSNGLSRRRRKLRKAVGVDGNSWCSPDRASKEEQSGSATLLTNLSSLLFQRRNRRVKLVAEKWTETESAVSAMGDGIKARQARSEHRLLHSKEKSKLSDGEKSHQEDGTTRDGVSDELSSEEDAEDAEAVAQRLLLRPSMEGASSDNSYEEKKRRPLLSLNQAVSQVKQALKAARDSDSVVESELESTLYRQDPRACLSAAPRSCGGSRRDSESTRQDSETEDMLWDDLLHGPECRSSGTSDSEERSRRDSRRDPKEDVFQQNHLFWLQNTSPASAKVSALIWEGNDCKKVDMSVLEISGIIMSRVNAHQQGVGYQMLGNIITIGLAFLPFLYRLFRTDNLEQLCSISLMELLHIFCGAPISTPVLILSAINFLERLCLTWMFFFMMCVAERTYKQRFLFAKLFSHITSARKARKYEIPHFRLKKVENIKIWLSLRSYLKRRGPQRSVDVVVSSVFLLALSIAFICCAQVLKGHKTFLSAAYNWEFLMWEAALLLFLLRLASLGSETNKKYSNISILLTEQINLYLKMEKKPNKKEQLSLVNNVLKLSTKLLKELDSPFRLYGLTMNPLIYNITRVVILSAVSGVISDLLGFNIRLWKIKP
- the PHTF1 gene encoding protein PHTF1 isoform X3, encoding MACRDAISWYQKKGFKNKPKKKGHIQPDLIDVDLISGSTFAKAKPEIPWTSLTRKGIVRVVFFPLFSQWWIQVTSQRIFMWLLVLYIMQVVAVVLYFMVPVVSASEVMGPLCLMLLLGTVHCQIVSTQVNRAAGSNGLSRRRRKLRKAVGVDGNSWCSPDRASKEEQSGSATLLTNLSSLLFQRRNRRVKLVAEKWTETESAVSAMGDGIKARQARSEHRLLHSKEKSKLSDGEKSHQEDGTTRDGVSDELSSEEDAEDAEAVAQRLLLRPSMEGASSDNSYEEKKRRPLLSLNQAVSQVKQALKAARDSDSVVESELESTLYRQDPRACLSAAPRSCGGSRRDSESTRQDSETEDMLWDDLLHGPECRSSGTSDSEERSRRDSRRDPKEDVFQQNHLFWLQNTSPASAKVSALIWEGNDCKKVDMSVLEISGIIMSRVNAHQQGVGYQMLGNIITIGLAFLPFLYRLFRTDNLEQLCSISLMELLHIFCGAPISTPVLILSAINFLERLCLTWMFFFMMCVAERTYKQRFLFAKLFSHITSARKARKYEIPHFRLKKVENIKIWLSLRSYLKRRGPQRSVDVVVSSVFLLALSIAFICCAQVLKGHKTFLSAAYNWEFLMWEAALLLFLLRLASLGSETNKKYSNISILLTEQINLYLKMEKKPNKKEQLSLVNNVLKLSTKLLKELDSPFRLYGLTMNPLIYNITRVVILSAVSGVISDLLGFNIRLWKIKP
- the PHTF1 gene encoding protein PHTF1 isoform X2 is translated as MACRDAISWYQKKIGAYDQQIWEKAVEQTQMKGFKNKPKKKGHIQPDLIDVDLISGSTFAKAKPEIPWTSLTRKGIVRVVFFPLFSQWWIQVTSQRIFMWLLVLYIMQVVAVVLYFMVPVVSASEVMGPLCLMLLLGTVHCQIVSTQVNRAAGSNGLSRRRRKLRKAVGVDGNSWCSPDRASKEEQSGSATLLTNLSSLLFQRRNRRVKLVAEKWTETESAVSAMGDGIKARQARSEHRLLHSKEKSKLSDGEKSHQEDGTTRDGVSDELSSEEDAEDAEAVAQRLLLRPSMEGASSDNSYEEKKRRPLLSLNQAVSQVKQALKAARDSDSVVESELESTLYRQDPRACLSAAPRSCGGSRRDSESTRQDSETEDMLWDDLLHGPECRSSGTSDSEERSRRDSRRDPKEDVFQQNHLFWLQNTSPASAKVSALIWEGNDCKKVDMSVLEISGIIMSRVNAHQQGVGYQMLGNIITIGLAFLPFLYRLFRTDNLEQLCSISLMELLHIFCGAPISTPVLILSAINFLERLCLTWMFFFMMCVAERTYKQRFLFAKLFSHITSARKARKYEIPHFRLKKVENIKIWLSLRSYLKRRGPQRSVDVVVSSVFLLALSIAFICCAQVLKGHKTFLSAAYNWEFLMWEAALLLFLLRLASLGSETNKKYSNISILLTEQINLYLKMEKKPNKKEQLSLVNNVLKLSTKLLKELDSPFRLYGLTMNPLIYNITRVVILSAVSGVISDLLGFNIRLWKIKP